Proteins encoded within one genomic window of Streptomyces kaniharaensis:
- a CDS encoding sensor histidine kinase: MSNIPPPPLAPPHPSGLWRLVHWFRSRSLRSRLIFLSAAAVAVAIALSALACWFIVEKQLYNQVRADLAGVPLPRPSFGVNCPATPEAALEQAQTLQRQGLFPEPGGSAPRDTQFVAVNPVAVCLPREATRAIVISPTDAAAIHLKAGQSTIRSGKYTNGDPALVRVAPAVLKAPGYPPVPGLVMVATPTQPVEDSLQGLAILLGAVSLGGILLAAVAGRLVAHSSLKPVDQLTDAVEHIARTEEVGTTIPVHGDDEIARLSTSFNSMSTALANARERQTRLIADAGHELRTPLTSLRTNVDLLIRSDETGRPLPPATKTKLLGNMKAQMQELTVLIGDLLQLSRPDSPKTGPGLTVVALHEIAQRAVERAKLRGPGLVFETVTEPWFVHGDAAALERAVINLLDNAVKYSPPGGTIYVRLQQGVLTVRDHGPGIPPDELQYVFDRFWRSPSSRQLPGSGLGLSIVAQSVREAGGEVSLGPAGDGGPGALATVRLPGGPAPE, translated from the coding sequence GTGAGCAACATCCCGCCCCCACCGCTGGCTCCGCCACACCCCTCCGGGCTCTGGCGCCTCGTCCACTGGTTCCGCTCCCGTTCGCTGCGCAGCCGCCTCATCTTCCTGAGCGCGGCTGCGGTGGCGGTGGCGATCGCGCTGTCGGCGCTGGCGTGCTGGTTCATCGTGGAGAAGCAGCTCTACAACCAGGTGCGGGCGGACCTGGCGGGCGTGCCACTTCCTCGGCCGAGCTTCGGTGTCAACTGTCCCGCCACCCCGGAAGCCGCTCTGGAGCAGGCCCAGACCCTCCAGCGTCAGGGGCTTTTTCCGGAGCCGGGCGGATCTGCTCCGAGGGACACTCAGTTCGTGGCGGTCAACCCCGTAGCGGTCTGTCTCCCGAGGGAAGCGACCAGGGCGATCGTGATCTCGCCGACCGACGCCGCCGCGATCCACCTCAAGGCCGGCCAGTCCACCATCCGCAGCGGGAAGTACACGAATGGCGACCCTGCCCTGGTCCGGGTGGCGCCGGCTGTCCTGAAGGCGCCCGGATACCCACCCGTCCCCGGCCTCGTGATGGTGGCCACCCCCACCCAGCCCGTCGAGGACTCCCTCCAGGGCCTTGCCATCCTCCTCGGAGCCGTCTCCCTCGGCGGCATCCTCCTCGCCGCCGTCGCCGGCCGCCTCGTGGCCCACTCCTCCCTCAAGCCCGTCGACCAACTCACCGACGCCGTCGAGCACATCGCCCGCACCGAGGAGGTCGGCACGACGATCCCCGTCCACGGCGACGACGAGATCGCCCGCCTCTCCACCTCCTTCAACTCCATGAGCACCGCCCTCGCGAACGCCCGGGAACGGCAGACCCGCCTGATCGCCGACGCCGGGCACGAGCTCCGTACGCCCCTGACGTCCCTGCGCACCAACGTCGACCTGCTCATCCGCAGCGACGAGACCGGGCGCCCGCTCCCGCCCGCCACCAAGACGAAGCTGCTGGGCAACATGAAGGCCCAGATGCAGGAACTCACCGTCCTGATCGGCGACCTCCTCCAGCTCTCCCGCCCCGACTCCCCGAAGACTGGGCCCGGCCTCACCGTCGTCGCCCTGCACGAGATCGCCCAACGTGCGGTCGAGCGCGCCAAGTTGCGCGGCCCTGGGCTGGTCTTCGAGACCGTGACCGAGCCCTGGTTCGTCCACGGCGACGCCGCCGCGCTCGAACGCGCGGTGATCAACCTGCTGGACAACGCGGTCAAGTACAGCCCGCCCGGCGGCACCATCTACGTCCGCCTCCAGCAGGGCGTGCTGACCGTCCGCGACCACGGCCCCGGCATCCCGCCGGACGAGCTGCAGTACGTGTTCGACCGGTTCTGGCGCTCCCCGTCCTCGCGCCAACTGCCGGGCTCCGGCCTCGGGTTGTCGATCGTCGCACAGAGCGTGCGGGAGGCCGGCGGCGAGGTGTCGCTGGGCCCGGCCGGGGACGGCGGTCCGGGTGCCCTCGCCACCGTCCGGCTGCCCGGCGGCCCGGCCCCGGAATGA
- a CDS encoding bifunctional metallophosphatase/5'-nucleotidase translates to MLTARSRRTALAVVAAAGLFGTVAVPTAAQAADANARHHKTVNLQLLAINDFHGNLEPPAGSAGTIKEIDPATGKEVSTPAGGIEYLATALRQAREAADDSITVAAGDIVGASPLTSALFHDEPTIEAMDKLGLDVTSVGNHEFDHGSQELLRLQNGGCHPVDGCYEKGRKFRGANFNYLSANVTDENTGEPLLAPYWVTKSQGVKIGFIGVTLEGTPNVVTAAGVKGLKFANEVTTINKYAAELKAQGVNSIVALIHEGGYPASSVYNYDCGPAGQGVSGPIVDISRKLDPSIGAIVTGHTHNSYACTIPDPNGVPRSVTSAASFGRLFTQIDLKLDKSNGTIVRPSVKAENHVVRRTLPKAEDMSELIARYSKLAAPIANRPVGYIASDINGRGSSDLEKPLGDLIADAQLEGLSPADKGGAQVAFMNPGGIRSDLVYKAVGSEGDGVVTYSKAFTVQPFTNMMQVKTLTGAQLIQLLQQQVSGGNTAAPKILQVSKSLSYTLDMRKTGADRVLVDSIRLNGAPIDPAAKYRVAANEFLAAGGDGFPAFAAGTDKLVGASDLEVFVAYLGAHSSASAPLKAPAKDRIKVIGPGIDID, encoded by the coding sequence ATGCTCACCGCCAGATCCCGACGCACGGCCCTGGCCGTGGTCGCCGCCGCCGGACTGTTCGGCACGGTGGCCGTGCCGACGGCCGCGCAGGCCGCCGACGCCAACGCCCGTCATCACAAGACCGTCAACCTCCAGCTGCTGGCGATCAACGACTTCCACGGCAACCTGGAGCCTCCGGCCGGCTCGGCCGGCACCATCAAGGAGATCGACCCGGCCACCGGCAAGGAGGTCAGCACCCCGGCCGGCGGCATCGAGTACCTGGCCACCGCGCTGCGCCAGGCGCGCGAGGCGGCCGACGACTCGATCACCGTCGCGGCCGGCGACATCGTCGGCGCGAGCCCGCTCACCTCGGCGCTGTTCCACGACGAGCCGACCATCGAGGCGATGGACAAGCTCGGCCTGGACGTCACGTCGGTCGGCAACCACGAGTTCGACCACGGCTCGCAGGAGCTGCTGCGGCTGCAGAACGGCGGCTGCCACCCGGTCGACGGCTGCTACGAGAAGGGCCGCAAGTTCCGCGGCGCCAACTTCAACTACCTCTCCGCCAACGTCACCGACGAGAACACCGGCGAGCCGCTGCTGGCCCCGTACTGGGTGACCAAGTCGCAGGGCGTGAAGATCGGCTTCATCGGCGTCACCCTGGAGGGCACGCCGAACGTCGTGACCGCCGCGGGCGTCAAGGGCCTGAAGTTCGCCAACGAGGTCACCACGATCAACAAGTACGCCGCCGAGCTCAAGGCGCAGGGCGTCAACTCGATCGTCGCGCTGATCCACGAGGGCGGCTACCCGGCCAGCAGCGTCTACAACTACGACTGCGGCCCGGCCGGCCAGGGCGTCTCCGGCCCGATCGTCGACATATCCCGGAAGCTGGACCCGTCGATCGGCGCCATCGTCACCGGCCACACCCACAACTCGTACGCCTGCACCATCCCGGACCCCAACGGCGTGCCGCGCTCGGTGACCAGCGCCGCCTCCTTCGGCCGGCTCTTCACCCAGATCGACCTGAAGCTGGACAAGAGCAACGGCACCATCGTGCGCCCCTCGGTCAAGGCCGAGAACCACGTCGTGCGCCGCACGCTGCCGAAGGCCGAGGACATGAGCGAGCTGATCGCCCGCTACTCCAAGCTGGCCGCCCCGATCGCCAACCGTCCGGTCGGCTACATCGCCTCGGACATCAACGGCCGCGGCAGCAGCGACCTGGAGAAGCCGCTCGGCGACCTGATCGCCGACGCCCAGCTGGAGGGGCTGTCCCCGGCCGACAAGGGCGGGGCGCAGGTCGCCTTCATGAACCCCGGCGGCATCCGGTCCGACCTGGTCTACAAGGCCGTCGGCAGTGAGGGCGACGGCGTGGTGACCTACAGCAAGGCGTTCACCGTCCAGCCGTTCACCAACATGATGCAGGTCAAGACGCTGACCGGGGCCCAGCTGATCCAGCTGCTCCAGCAGCAGGTCAGCGGCGGCAACACCGCCGCGCCGAAGATCCTGCAGGTGTCCAAGAGCCTCAGCTACACCCTGGACATGCGCAAGACCGGTGCCGACCGGGTCCTGGTCGACTCGATCCGCCTCAACGGTGCGCCGATCGACCCGGCCGCCAAGTACCGCGTCGCGGCGAATGAGTTCCTGGCCGCCGGCGGCGACGGCTTCCCGGCCTTCGCGGCCGGCACCGACAAGCTCGTCGGCGCCTCCGACCTGGAGGTCTTCGTGGCCTACCTGGGTGCCCACAGCTCGGCGTCCGCGCCGCTGAAGGCCCCGGCGAAGGACCGGATCAAGGTCATCGGCCCGGGCATCGACATCGACTGA
- a CDS encoding ATP-binding protein — protein sequence MGLGNLTDAFTSLMFGKVETTRLPVRTSTGQAQAVYLPTAAPGLGDSGVIIGREVYSGKGYVYDPFQLYGQQLPAPHWLVLGESGNGKSALEKTYVLRQLRFRDRQVVVLDAQGEDGVGEWNLIADALGIKSIRLDPMAARDGGVKLNPLDPAITQTGQLSLLRTIIEVAMGRGLEERAGFALKAAHAHVVASVKDRQPVLDDIIDTLRNPDLSSVESLGVAVDEVQSWGLDVALVLDRLVDGDLRGMFDGPTTDGIDLDAPLIVFDLSHIDRNSIAMPILMAIVGVWLEHTWIRPDRKKRIFLVEEAWHIINSPFVAQLFQRLLKFGRRLGLSFVAVVHHLSDVVDGAAAREASAILKMASTRTIYMQKAEEARATGRVLGLPRWAVEIIPTLSPGIAVWDVNGNVQVVKHIITETERPLVYTDRAMTEDAVAERSRAERQLAAEPGV from the coding sequence ATGGGGCTGGGCAACCTCACCGACGCGTTCACCAGCCTGATGTTCGGCAAGGTGGAGACCACCCGGCTGCCGGTGCGCACCTCGACCGGCCAGGCTCAGGCGGTCTACCTGCCCACGGCCGCCCCGGGGCTGGGCGACTCGGGGGTGATCATCGGTCGTGAGGTGTACAGCGGCAAGGGGTACGTGTACGACCCCTTCCAGCTGTACGGGCAGCAGTTGCCGGCCCCGCACTGGCTGGTGCTGGGCGAGTCGGGCAACGGCAAGTCGGCACTGGAGAAGACGTACGTCCTGCGGCAGTTGAGGTTCCGCGACCGGCAGGTCGTGGTGCTCGACGCGCAGGGCGAGGACGGCGTCGGCGAGTGGAACCTGATCGCCGACGCACTGGGCATAAAGTCGATCCGCCTGGACCCGATGGCGGCCCGGGACGGCGGGGTGAAGCTCAACCCGCTGGACCCGGCGATCACCCAGACCGGCCAGCTGTCCCTGCTGCGCACCATCATCGAGGTGGCGATGGGGCGCGGCCTGGAGGAGCGGGCCGGCTTCGCGCTGAAGGCCGCGCACGCCCACGTGGTGGCCTCGGTGAAGGACCGCCAGCCGGTGCTGGACGACATCATCGACACTCTGCGCAACCCCGACCTGTCCTCGGTGGAGTCGCTGGGCGTGGCGGTGGACGAGGTGCAGTCCTGGGGCCTGGACGTGGCGCTGGTGCTGGACCGGCTGGTCGACGGCGACCTGCGCGGCATGTTCGACGGGCCGACCACCGACGGCATCGACCTGGACGCACCGCTGATCGTCTTCGACCTCTCGCACATCGACCGCAACTCGATCGCGATGCCGATCCTGATGGCGATCGTCGGCGTGTGGCTGGAGCACACCTGGATCCGGCCGGACCGGAAGAAGCGCATCTTCCTGGTCGAGGAGGCCTGGCACATCATCAACAGCCCGTTCGTGGCACAGCTGTTCCAGCGTCTGCTGAAGTTCGGCCGCCGGCTCGGGCTGTCGTTCGTCGCGGTGGTGCACCACCTGTCGGACGTGGTGGACGGCGCGGCGGCCAGGGAGGCCTCGGCGATCCTGAAGATGGCCTCCACCCGGACGATCTACATGCAGAAGGCCGAGGAGGCGCGGGCCACCGGCCGGGTCCTGGGCCTGCCGAGGTGGGCGGTGGAGATCATCCCCACGCTTTCGCCGGGCATCGCGGTCTGGGACGTCAACGGGAACGTCCAGGTGGTCAAGCACATCATCACCGAGACGGAACGGCCGCTGGTCTACACGGACCGCGCGATGACGGAGGACGCCGTCGCCGAACGGTCGCGTGCCGAACGGCAGTTGGCGGCGGAACCTGGCGTGTGA
- a CDS encoding SCO6880 family protein has translation MSSEPLGQYGAQYAQPYVHQRRTYLIGKARPNAPIGRNRESGEIVLIIFGAFLGMLWGLLMPVLPLRIGGLVGLPALAIAAVYVPYRKRTFYKWVEINRTYRRTVRSGRGVWRSDVMDAGTRMDGREVEVGPPPGVGRLRWLAAPFGPDEVGVLMHLERRTVTAAIEIEGPGVGLRDSEDQEALVDRFGTLLKHVANGDGFVTRLQILARTLPADPDAHAKDVERRGDHDAPRWLMESYDQLQSMVSTSSEQHRAYLVACMHYTRDLAAEAHAMGRTSTGGRARDDEGLAAVMARELTDICARLAEADIRVRQPLGQARLSSLLHSMYDPDHPIDHIQAMSRRNAWPAELDATHPQYLTAKTRESTTREPWCHATAWVKEWPLTPVGVNFLAPLLVHTPDVIRTVAVTMDLEPTDVAIERMLTEKTNDEAEASRAAKMNRTVDPRDLAHTGRVDQRGDDLASGAAGVNLVGYITVSSRSPEALARDKRTIRASAGKSYLKLEWCDREHHRAFVNTLPFATGIRR, from the coding sequence GTGAGCAGCGAACCGCTCGGCCAGTACGGTGCCCAGTACGCCCAGCCGTATGTGCACCAGCGCCGCACCTACCTGATCGGCAAGGCCCGCCCGAACGCGCCGATCGGCCGGAACCGGGAGTCCGGCGAGATCGTTCTGATCATCTTCGGGGCGTTCCTCGGGATGCTCTGGGGCCTGCTGATGCCGGTCCTGCCGCTGCGCATCGGGGGCCTGGTCGGCCTGCCCGCGCTGGCCATCGCGGCGGTCTACGTGCCGTACCGCAAGCGGACGTTCTACAAGTGGGTGGAGATCAACCGCACCTACCGGCGGACGGTCCGCAGCGGACGGGGGGTGTGGCGGTCGGACGTGATGGACGCCGGTACCCGGATGGACGGCCGGGAGGTGGAGGTCGGCCCGCCGCCGGGGGTGGGGCGGCTGCGCTGGCTGGCGGCGCCGTTCGGGCCGGACGAGGTCGGGGTGCTGATGCACCTGGAGCGGCGGACGGTGACGGCCGCGATCGAGATCGAGGGCCCGGGTGTGGGCCTGCGCGACTCGGAGGACCAGGAGGCGCTGGTCGACCGGTTCGGCACGCTGCTGAAGCACGTCGCCAACGGGGACGGTTTCGTGACCCGGCTGCAGATCCTGGCCCGGACGCTGCCGGCCGACCCGGACGCGCACGCCAAGGACGTCGAGCGGCGCGGTGACCACGACGCGCCGCGCTGGCTGATGGAGTCGTACGACCAGCTGCAGTCGATGGTGTCGACCTCGTCGGAGCAGCACCGGGCGTACCTGGTGGCCTGCATGCACTACACCCGGGACCTGGCCGCCGAGGCGCACGCGATGGGCCGCACCTCGACCGGCGGGCGGGCCCGGGACGACGAGGGGCTGGCGGCCGTGATGGCCCGCGAGCTGACCGACATCTGCGCCCGGCTGGCGGAGGCGGACATCCGGGTGCGCCAGCCGCTCGGCCAGGCCCGGCTGTCGTCGCTGCTGCACTCGATGTACGACCCGGACCACCCGATCGACCACATCCAGGCGATGTCCCGGCGCAACGCCTGGCCGGCCGAGCTGGACGCGACCCACCCGCAGTACCTGACGGCGAAGACCCGCGAGTCGACGACCCGGGAGCCGTGGTGCCACGCCACCGCCTGGGTCAAGGAGTGGCCGCTGACCCCGGTGGGCGTCAACTTCCTGGCGCCGCTGCTGGTGCACACCCCGGACGTGATCCGGACGGTCGCGGTGACGATGGACCTGGAGCCCACCGACGTCGCGATCGAGCGGATGCTGACCGAGAAGACCAACGACGAGGCGGAGGCCAGCCGCGCGGCGAAGATGAACCGCACGGTCGACCCGCGCGACCTGGCGCACACCGGCCGGGTGGACCAGCGCGGTGACGACCTGGCGTCCGGCGCGGCCGGGGTCAACCTGGTCGGCTACATCACGGTCTCCTCGCGCAGCCCGGAGGCGCTGGCCCGCGACAAGCGGACGATCCGGGCCTCGGCGGGCAAGAGCTACCTCAAGCTGGAGTGGTGCGACCGCGAGCACCACCGGGCGTTCGTCAACACCCTGCCGTTCGCCACCGGCATCCGCCGCTGA
- a CDS encoding C40 family peptidase: MVLRKAGPAAAATGVAAIGFIALVTIGTYAASGTPQASANRAALSAGSVPAAYQGLIQKWGALCPEISPPMLAAQLYQESGFDPSARSSVGALGMAQFLPGTWAIYGVDADGDGKKDIWNAADAIASAATYDCSLAKDVAKVPGDRQDNLLAAYNAGPYAVEKYNGVPPYKETQGYVKNIKALARSFTAPTAPVEVSQQSAAAIYFAQTKLGTPYLWGGEGLPSQDGRFDCSGLTQAAYASVGITLPRVADDQWYAGPHPSRDQLRPGDLVFWATDLNDPRSIHHVGIYVGGGYMINAPHTGAVIRYDKIDTREYIGATRVTSDGAEALPVRNADGSITGKGGVGGGATPDAPASPTAAPAAAAPATPPAVPPAASRPTAGAPPLPADQGPSAAGQPTAKP; the protein is encoded by the coding sequence ATGGTACTCCGGAAGGCCGGTCCGGCCGCCGCTGCGACGGGAGTTGCCGCGATCGGGTTCATCGCACTGGTGACGATCGGGACGTATGCGGCGAGTGGGACACCTCAGGCGTCGGCCAATCGCGCCGCGTTGTCGGCCGGTTCGGTGCCGGCCGCGTACCAGGGCCTGATCCAGAAGTGGGGAGCGCTCTGCCCGGAGATCTCCCCGCCGATGCTCGCGGCACAGCTCTACCAGGAAAGCGGTTTCGACCCGTCGGCCCGTTCCTCCGTCGGGGCTTTGGGAATGGCCCAGTTCCTGCCGGGCACCTGGGCGATCTACGGCGTCGACGCGGATGGTGACGGCAAGAAGGACATCTGGAACGCGGCGGACGCCATCGCCTCGGCGGCGACGTACGACTGCTCGCTGGCCAAGGACGTGGCCAAGGTGCCGGGGGACCGTCAGGACAACCTGCTGGCGGCGTACAACGCCGGTCCGTACGCGGTGGAGAAGTACAACGGCGTGCCCCCGTACAAGGAGACGCAGGGGTACGTGAAGAACATCAAGGCGCTGGCGCGCAGTTTCACGGCGCCGACGGCGCCGGTGGAGGTGTCCCAGCAGTCGGCCGCGGCGATCTACTTCGCGCAGACGAAGCTGGGCACGCCGTACCTGTGGGGCGGTGAGGGGCTGCCGTCGCAGGACGGGCGGTTCGACTGTTCGGGCCTCACCCAGGCCGCGTACGCGAGTGTGGGGATCACGCTGCCCCGGGTGGCCGACGACCAGTGGTACGCGGGGCCGCACCCGTCGCGGGACCAGCTGCGGCCGGGCGACCTGGTGTTCTGGGCGACGGACCTGAACGATCCGCGCAGCATCCACCACGTCGGGATCTACGTCGGCGGCGGCTACATGATCAACGCGCCGCACACCGGTGCGGTGATCCGCTACGACAAGATCGACACCAGGGAGTACATCGGCGCCACCCGGGTCACCTCGGACGGCGCGGAGGCACTGCCGGTGCGCAACGCGGACGGCAGCATCACGGGCAAGGGCGGGGTCGGCGGCGGGGCCACCCCGGACGCGCCCGCGTCGCCCACCGCGGCACCGGCGGCGGCCGCTCCGGCGACCCCGCCGGCAGTCCCGCCCGCGGCCTCCCGCCCGACGGCCGGCGCTCCGCCCCTCCCGGCGGACCAGGGCCCGTCGGCCGCGGGTCAACCGACCGCAAAGCCCTGA
- a CDS encoding phosphatase PAP2 family protein, translating to MSTPLADTTNPDLGLLYAVNGLAKRSPQWLDHLVSWIGEYGILIGLAMLGLVAWLQARRRPDAPVAIAGLLWVPLSVAIAELANLPIAAIVDRPRPFVDHGGLLVLVDGKAGTHSFVSDHSTMTMGVAVALFLVNRRLGWIAGGLALLQGFCRMFMGVHYPTDVIGGFALATAVVLLLAPIAMAVLVPFCHALSRTAVAPLIRAPERGGPGPARGRRRGRERGAVRADEQPPESDLAA from the coding sequence GTGTCGACGCCGCTTGCCGACACGACCAACCCCGACCTCGGCCTGCTCTACGCCGTCAACGGCCTGGCCAAGCGCTCCCCGCAGTGGCTGGACCACCTGGTCTCCTGGATCGGCGAGTACGGCATCCTGATCGGCCTGGCGATGCTCGGCCTGGTCGCCTGGCTCCAGGCCAGACGCCGCCCGGACGCGCCCGTGGCGATCGCCGGGCTGCTCTGGGTGCCGCTCTCGGTCGCCATCGCCGAGCTGGCCAACCTGCCGATCGCCGCGATCGTGGACCGCCCGCGCCCTTTCGTGGACCACGGCGGACTGCTGGTGCTGGTGGACGGCAAGGCCGGCACGCACTCCTTCGTCAGCGACCACTCGACCATGACGATGGGCGTCGCGGTGGCGCTGTTCCTGGTGAACCGGCGGCTGGGCTGGATCGCCGGGGGCCTGGCCCTGCTGCAGGGTTTCTGCCGGATGTTCATGGGCGTCCACTACCCGACCGACGTGATCGGCGGGTTCGCGCTCGCCACCGCGGTGGTGCTACTGCTGGCGCCGATCGCGATGGCCGTCCTGGTCCCGTTCTGCCATGCGCTGAGCCGCACCGCCGTCGCCCCGCTGATCCGGGCGCCGGAGCGCGGCGGCCCGGGCCCGGCGCGAGGCCGGCGGCGCGGCCGGGAGCGCGGGGCCGTGCGGGCGGACGAGCAGCCGCCGGAGTCCGATCTGGCGGCCTAG
- a CDS encoding metal-sensitive transcriptional regulator: MTTTQPRTEPDDAHGTEPHADDTAAADGHHGPHGYSAQKDAHLKRLRRIEGQIRGLQRMVDEDVYCIDVLTQVSASTKALQSFALSLLEEHLRHCVAAAAEEGGAELDAKVAEATAAIGRLLRS; the protein is encoded by the coding sequence ATGACCACGACGCAACCGCGCACCGAGCCGGACGACGCGCACGGCACCGAGCCGCACGCCGACGACACCGCCGCGGCCGACGGGCACCACGGTCCGCACGGGTACAGCGCGCAGAAGGACGCCCACCTCAAGCGGCTGCGCCGGATCGAGGGGCAGATCCGCGGCCTCCAGCGGATGGTCGACGAGGACGTCTACTGCATCGACGTGCTGACCCAGGTGTCGGCCAGCACCAAGGCCCTGCAGTCCTTCGCGCTCTCCCTGCTGGAGGAGCACCTGCGGCACTGCGTCGCGGCGGCGGCCGAGGAGGGCGGCGCCGAGCTCGACGCCAAGGTGGCGGAGGCCACGGCCGCGATCGGCCGGCTGCTGCGCAGCTGA
- a CDS encoding DUF47 domain-containing protein, which produces MRFSLTPKETSFYDMFAAAAENLVVGSKLLLELLGSDVSARAEIVERMRAAEHAGDDTTHAVFHQLNSSFITPFDREDIYSLASSLDDIMDFMEEAVDLVVLYDIQTLPKGIEQQIEVLARAAELTAEAMPNLRSMSNLTEYWIEVNRLENQADQIHRKLLAHLFSGQYDAIEVLKLKQIVDVLEEAADAFEHVANTVETIAVKES; this is translated from the coding sequence GTGCGTTTTAGCCTGACCCCGAAGGAGACGAGCTTCTACGACATGTTCGCCGCGGCCGCGGAGAACCTCGTCGTCGGTTCGAAGCTCCTGCTGGAACTGCTGGGATCAGACGTGTCGGCCCGCGCGGAGATCGTCGAGCGCATGCGCGCCGCCGAGCACGCCGGGGACGACACCACCCATGCCGTCTTCCACCAGCTGAACTCGTCCTTCATCACGCCCTTCGACCGCGAGGACATCTACAGCCTCGCCTCGTCGCTGGACGACATCATGGACTTCATGGAGGAGGCCGTCGACCTGGTCGTCCTCTATGACATCCAGACCCTGCCGAAGGGCATCGAGCAGCAGATCGAGGTGCTGGCGCGCGCCGCGGAGCTCACCGCCGAGGCGATGCCGAACCTGCGCAGCATGTCGAACCTGACCGAGTACTGGATCGAGGTCAACCGGCTGGAGAACCAGGCCGACCAGATCCACCGCAAGCTGCTCGCCCACCTCTTCTCCGGCCAGTACGACGCCATCGAGGTGCTCAAGCTCAAGCAGATCGTGGACGTCCTTGAGGAGGCGGCGGACGCGTTCGAGCACGTCGCCAACACGGTGGAGACCATCGCCGTCAAGGAGTCCTGA
- a CDS encoding inorganic phosphate transporter: MDMAALIAVIGVAFFFTYTNGFHDSANAIATSVSTRALTPRAALAMAAVMNLAGAFLGSGVAHTVSKGIIETPKGNQGMAILFAALVGAIAWNLITWYFGLPSSSSHALFGGLVGAALAGGTEVLWDGVIDKIIIPMILSPVVGLIGGYLVMLAILWIFRRTNPHRAKRNFRVAQTASAAAMALAHGLQDAQKTMGIVVMALVISGQQATYDIPVWVKISCATMLSLGTYAGGWRIMRTLGRKIIELDPPQGFAAEATASTVMYITSFVYKAPISTTHVITSAIMGVGATKRIRAVRWGVAKNIVLGWFITMPAAAIVAALMYWFVHLFWG; the protein is encoded by the coding sequence GTGGACATGGCAGCACTCATCGCCGTCATCGGCGTTGCGTTCTTCTTCACCTACACCAACGGCTTCCATGACTCGGCGAACGCGATCGCCACGTCGGTCTCCACCCGGGCGCTGACGCCCAGGGCCGCGCTGGCGATGGCCGCGGTGATGAACCTGGCCGGCGCCTTCCTCGGCAGCGGCGTGGCGCACACCGTCTCCAAGGGCATCATCGAGACCCCCAAGGGCAACCAGGGGATGGCGATCCTGTTCGCCGCTCTGGTCGGTGCGATCGCCTGGAACCTGATCACCTGGTACTTCGGTCTGCCGTCCTCCTCCTCGCACGCCCTGTTCGGCGGCCTGGTGGGCGCGGCGCTGGCCGGCGGCACCGAGGTGCTCTGGGACGGCGTCATCGACAAGATCATCATCCCGATGATCCTCTCTCCGGTGGTCGGCCTGATCGGCGGCTACCTGGTGATGCTCGCGATCCTGTGGATCTTCCGCCGGACCAACCCGCACCGCGCCAAGCGCAACTTCCGGGTCGCCCAGACCGCCTCGGCCGCCGCCATGGCCCTCGCGCACGGTCTGCAGGACGCCCAGAAGACCATGGGCATCGTGGTGATGGCCCTGGTCATCTCCGGCCAGCAGGCCACCTACGACATCCCCGTCTGGGTGAAGATCTCCTGCGCGACGATGCTCTCGCTGGGCACCTACGCGGGCGGCTGGCGGATCATGCGGACGCTCGGCCGCAAGATCATCGAGCTGGACCCGCCGCAGGGCTTCGCGGCCGAGGCCACCGCCTCGACGGTCATGTACATCACCTCGTTCGTCTACAAGGCGCCCATCTCCACCACGCACGTGATCACCTCGGCGATCATGGGTGTGGGGGCCACCAAGCGGATCCGCGCGGTGCGCTGGGGCGTCGCGAAGAACATCGTGCTCGGCTGGTTCATCACGATGCCGGCGGCCGCCATCGTCGCAGCGCTGATGTACTGGTTTGTCCACCTGTTCTGGGGCTGA